A region from the Melopsittacus undulatus isolate bMelUnd1 chromosome 13, bMelUnd1.mat.Z, whole genome shotgun sequence genome encodes:
- the SERPINF1 gene encoding pigment epithelium-derived factor, protein MQIPVVLLFLGLLTVPGRSQNSATVQNSATADGAGEVEEEDPFYKSPVNKLAAAVSNFGYDLYRQQSSRTATANVLLSPFSLATALSGLSLGAGERTEDVISRALFYDLLNKAEVHNTYKELLSSVTGPEKSMKSASRIILEKRLRVKPGFHSQLEKSYRMRLKALSGNTQLDLQEVNNWVRQQTKGRIMRFMKDMPTDVSILLAGAAYFKGTWKTKFDTKKTALKDFHLDEGRTVKVSMMSDPKAILRYGFDSELNCKIAQLPLTEGISAMFFLPTKVTQNMTLIEESLTSEFVHDVDKELKTVHAVLSLPKLKLNYEEALGSMLKETRLQSLFTSPDFTKISVKPISLSHVQHKAVLELSEDGEGSTPNPGVNAARLTFPIEYHVDRPFLLVLRDDPTGTLLFIGKILDPRGV, encoded by the exons ATGCAGATTCCAGTGGTTCTCCTTTTCCTGGGTCTCTTAACTGTCCCAGGCAGATCCCAGAACTCGGCTACTGTGCAG AACTCTGCCACTGCTGATGGAGCTGGTGAGGTTGAAGAGGAAGATCCATTCTATAAGAGCCCTGTAAATAAGCTGGCAGCTGCAGTCTCCAACTTTGGCTATGACCTGTACCGGCAGCAATCTAGCCGGACAGCCACTGCTAATGTCCTGCTGTCTCCATTCAGCCTGGCTACAGCACTTTCTGGTCTCTCACTCG gggctggagaaCGAACAGAAGATGTGATTTCTCGTGCTCTCTTCTATGACCTGCTTAACAAAGCTGAGGTCCACAACACTTACAAGGAGCTACTGAGCAGTGTGACTGGGCCAGAGAAGAGCATGAAAAGTGCCTCCCGCATCATCTTAGAGAAAA GACTGAGGGTGAAGCCTGGATTTCACAGCCAGCTGGAGAAGTCCTACAGGATGCGTCTGAAGGCACTAAGTGGCAATACCCAGTTAGACCTCCAAGAAGTCAACAACTGGGTACGACAGCAGACAAAGGGCAGGATCATGCGGTTTATGAAGGACATGCCCACAGATGTCAGCATTCTCCTTGCTGGGGCTGCTTACTTCAAGG ggACCTGGAAAACCAAGTTTGACACCAAGAAGACTGCCCTGAAGGACTTCCATCTGGATGAGGGCAGAACTGTGAAGGTGTCCATGATGTCAGACCCCAAAGCCATCCTGCGATATGGTTTTGATTCCGAACTCAACTGCAAG ATTGCCCAGCTCCCACTGACAGAGGGAATCAGTGCCATGTTCTTCCTGCCTACGAAGGTAACCCAGAATATGACTCTGATTGAGGAAAGCCTTACTTCTGAATTTGTCCATGATGTAGACAAGGAGCTGAAGACAGTCCACGCTGTGCTGAGCTTGCCCAAACTCAAGCTGAACTATGAAGAGGCACTTGGCAGCATGCTAAAGGAGACAA ggCTCCAATCACTTTTCACATCACCTGATTTTACCAAGATTTCTGTCAAGCCTATTAGCCTATCTCATGTACAACACAAGGCAGTTCTGGAGCTTAGTGAAGATGGGGAAGGATCCACACCAAATCCGGGGGTGAATGCTGCTCGTCTGACCTTCCCCATAGAATATCACGTGGACAGACCCTTCCTTCTTGTACTGAGAGATGATCCCACTGGAACCCTCCTCTTCATTGGCAAGATCCTGGATCCCAGGGGTGTTTAG